In the Ascochyta rabiei chromosome 17, complete sequence genome, one interval contains:
- a CDS encoding Cystathionine gamma-synthase, with the protein MAPMMIENENDVEVGESLPPMTEHAVSVSLPTWRANIGYEEGEEWVVSKMKTGYPRFFIHKTIQAFAADIVEKYGREGEGAMLFPTHCTASRCRDFILQTAVDQDTSQVRIVDLVPAAEKARAEEMNVISPKISAVLYPLDLFKVAKQFWQHSGDGVSSRRAEYCHHLFEKGVLLDAAKLNEPTRFCKGPRRYQNKKSIDLDAPAVQQDAETVTQFVEQRFGRNLDLSLTKNAKLAVRRRIAGSLTADVALTEALSLDMDSERTRQVADFSEDDVYLYPTGMSSIFNTHRNLLAAKGQHKAIVYGFPYIDTLKITEKFGPGSLFYGHGSSEELNDLEKRLESGEKYLALFTEFPGNPLLRSPDLERIRKLADKYDFCVVVDETIGNFINVNVLPYADVVVSSLTKVFSGDSNVMGGGLVLNPKAKNYKLLKQRWTEDYEDNHWAEDSIFLERNSRDFVSRIDRIGTNAEAICDVLSAHPRVKQVNYPKTSPTRPFYDKCRNPKGGYGGLLSATFYTKADAIAFFDNLDTVKGPSLGTNFTLSSPYVILAHYGELDWCAKWGVEADLIRFSVGLEETSKLVDTFKRALDAMATASQET; encoded by the exons ATGGCGCCCATGATGATTGAAAACGAGAATGATGTTGAGGTTGGAGAGAGTCTTCCTCCTATGACTGAGCAC GCTGTCAGTGTCTCATTACCGACATGGAGAGCCAATATTGGCTACGAAGAAGGTGAAGAGTGGGTCGTCAGTAAGATGAAGACCGGATATCCTAG GTTCTTCATACATAAAACCATTCAGGCCTTCGCAGCAGACATTGTAGAGAAGTatggaagagaaggagaggggGCAATGCTCTTCCCCACACATTGTACCGCATCAAGATGTCGAGACTTCATCCTCCAGACCGCAGTCGACCAGGACACTTCGCAAGTCCGGATTGTTGACCTTGTTCCCGCAGCGGAGAAAGCACGCGCTGAAGAGATGAACGTCATTTCACCGAAGATATCTGCTGTACTCTACCCACTGGATCTTTTCAAGGTCGCAAAACAGTTCTGGCAGCACTCGGGAGACGGCGTATCGAGTAGAAGAGCAGAGTACTGTCACCATCTGTTTGAGAAGGGCGTTCTCCTCGACGCAGCCAAGCTCAACGAGCCCACCCGCTTCTGCAAAGGACCTCGACGATACCAGAACAAGAAATCCATCGACCTCGACGCTCCCGCTGTCCAACAAGACGCCGAGACCGTGACCCAGTTCGTCGAGCAGAGATTCGGCCGCAACCTCGATCTATCCCTGACCAAGAACGCCAAACTCGCTGTCCGCCGCCGCATCGCCGGATCCCTTACCGCGGACGTTGCGCTCACGGAAGCACTATCTCTCGACATGGACTCGGAGCGCACTCGACAAGTCGCCGATTTCTCCGAAGACGAcgtctacctctaccccacGGGCATGAGTTCCATTTTCAACACGCACAGGAATCTGCTCGCCGCCAAGGGACAGCACAAGGCTATTGTTTACGGATTCCCCTATATCGACACGCTCAAGATCACCGAAAAATTTGGGCCTGGTTCGCTGTTCTACGGCCATGGCTCGAGTGAGGAGTTGAATGATTTGGAGAAGCGGTTGGAAAGCGGCGAGAAGTACCTCGCTCTGTTCACAGAGTTCCCGGGTAACCCGCTGCTCAGAAGTCCGGATTTGGAGCGCATACGGAAGCTGGCGGACAAGTACGACTTTTGCGTCGTGGTTGACGAGACGATTGGAAACTTCATCAACGTGAACGTGCTACCATACGCAGATGTGGTGGTCAGCAGTCTGACCAAGGTCTTTAGTGGCGACAGTAACGTCATGGGCGGAGG TCTCGTGCTCAACCCCAAAGCGAAAAACTACAAGCTGCTCAAGCAGCGATGGACAGAGGACTATGAGGACAACCACTGGGCCGAAGACTCCATCTTCCTGGAACGCAACAGCCGCGACTTTGTGTCGAGGATCGACCGCATCGGCACAAACGCCGAAGCTATCTGCGACGTGCTGAGCGCGCATCCACGCGTGAAGCAAGTCAACTACCCCAAGACCTCACCGACGCGTCCCTTTTACGACAAATGCCGCAATCCAAAGGGCGGCTACGGCGGTCTGCTCTCCGCAACCTTCTACACAAAAGCCGATGCCATTGCCTTCTTCGACAATCTCGACACCGTCAAGGGACCGAGTCTGGGCACCAACTTCACGCTGAGTAGCCCGTACGTCATTCTGGCACACTATGGCGAGTTGGACTGG TGTGCGAAATGGGGTGTCGAGGCTGATCTGATCCGCTTCAGCGTTGGGCTGGAAGAGACGAGTAAGTTGGTCGATACGTTCAAGAGGGCGCTGGACGCTATGGCGACGGCGTCGCAGGAGACTTAG